ATCCAGAGGATTATTTTAGCCCGAACCTAGAAATAAAGGAGTGAGGATAATCGATTTCTACGAAATCACGATTTTTTATACGTAATCTTCCAGATTACATTCTTTTGTGGGTGAGCGCGTCGCACTCATCCTGGTTTGTCCCACTCCCTTTTGAAACGATTTTCATTCTTCTTGAAAATCTGTATGAAATATGAGAGAATAATACTCAATAAATATCAACTAGATTAGCTGCGTTGGTTTTTGACATAATATAGTGAATTGAATAAAGGTTAGGACATCGTTCAGTCGGTTTGATGATTGCTAGTTCTATCGCCTGTCCTATTCCTTTCTCAATCCACTATAGAAATAAGATTGTGGAGGGGTAGAATGAGAGAAGATATTAAAATCAACGATCGGGCCTTAGCTTTGGAAAATCAATTGATTCAAACCTTAGAAAGCATTTATGATCCAGAAATTGAGCTGGATATTTATAATCTAGGTCTGATTTATGAAATTCATCTGGATGAAAATGGATTTTGTAAAGTAGTCATGACGTTCACAGATGCTGGCTGTACCTGCTCGGAAACCTTGCCAGAAGAGCTAATAGATGCGTTAAAAAAGATTGACGGCATTGAAAATGCTGGGATTGAA
Above is a window of Streptococcus sp. zg-86 DNA encoding:
- a CDS encoding metal-sulfur cluster assembly factor: MREDIKINDRALALENQLIQTLESIYDPEIELDIYNLGLIYEIHLDENGFCKVVMTFTDAGCTCSETLPEELIDALKKIDGIENAGIEVVWSPVWKMTRISRVGRITLGISPK